The following proteins come from a genomic window of Achromobacter deleyi:
- a CDS encoding LysR substrate-binding domain-containing protein — protein sequence MTSTRRPSLNDLRAFEAVARLGSVRAAADELSLTHGAVSRRVTKLADDLGLTLVEPAGRGLRVTADGRLLASSMGRALALIHDAIDTLQARDAQRPVVLSCERSIAMRWLIPRLSRFQDRHPDIELHLSVGGGPLDFARDQVALALRRLDFPVHPDWIVTPLMAESMGPVMAPSLLPAFEAGDYVALSSRTRPRAWDDWLRQAGHPAPRASRHLDHHFLMVEAAAAGLGVALSPRLLALDDLRSGRLVAPAGFAPDGSHYGLIESRGAPAGAAPALAALKRWLAEAVAEA from the coding sequence ATGACCTCTACCCGCCGTCCCTCGTTGAACGACCTGCGCGCCTTCGAGGCGGTGGCGCGCCTGGGTTCCGTGCGCGCCGCCGCCGACGAACTGTCGCTGACCCATGGGGCGGTCAGCCGCCGCGTGACCAAGCTGGCCGACGACCTGGGCCTGACGCTGGTCGAACCGGCCGGACGCGGCCTGCGCGTCACCGCCGACGGCCGCTTGCTGGCCTCGTCCATGGGCCGGGCGCTGGCGCTGATCCACGACGCCATCGACACCTTGCAGGCGCGCGACGCGCAGCGCCCCGTGGTGCTGTCGTGTGAACGTTCGATCGCCATGCGCTGGTTGATTCCGCGCCTGTCGCGGTTCCAGGACCGGCACCCGGACATCGAGCTGCATCTGTCGGTCGGCGGCGGACCGCTGGACTTCGCCCGCGACCAGGTCGCGCTGGCGCTGCGGCGCCTGGATTTCCCGGTGCATCCCGACTGGATCGTCACCCCGCTGATGGCGGAGAGCATGGGGCCGGTGATGGCCCCGTCGCTGTTGCCCGCGTTCGAGGCCGGCGACTACGTGGCGCTGTCTTCGCGCACCCGGCCGCGCGCCTGGGACGACTGGCTGCGCCAGGCGGGGCATCCCGCGCCGCGCGCCAGCCGTCACCTGGATCATCATTTCCTGATGGTGGAAGCGGCCGCCGCCGGCCTGGGCGTGGCGCTCAGTCCGCGCCTGCTGGCGCTGGACGACCTGCGCAGCGGGCGGCTGGTCGCGCCGGCCGGATTCGCCCCGGACGGCTCGCACTATGGCTTGATCGAGTCGCGCGGCGCCCCGGCGGGCGCGGCGCCGGCGCTGGCGGCGTTGAAGCGGTGGCTGGCCGAGGCGGTGGCCGAGGCCTGA
- a CDS encoding CoA transferase, translating into MGHLMDFRASFLRGRSSATKTPRDVLQQLWRSLDLPDESLEHAVLIGAEPVLPSSFAVGTAAQVSMAAAALAAAELWHLRGGERQQVGVDMLHAAQECRSHFLINGAAPDPRDPITGVYRCGDGGWVRIHANFPHHRDGALALLGCPTGDGATREAVEQALGRWRAQDFEQVAADAGMVVTAMRSFDEWDRHPQGQAIAAQPLLTIERIGEADPRPLPKYGHDARPLQDIRVLDLTRIIAGPVCGRALAAYGADVMLVNSPHLPNIANLIDTSRGKLSVHADLDTADGRIALANLLRSAHVLVQGYRPGGMAALGFGPQDAARLRPGIVYVSLTAYGATGPWANRRGFDSLVQTAAGFNHAEAEAAGQDAPRALPMQILDHASGYLMAFGAQVALARQATEGGSWHVRVSLAQTAHWLRTLGRVEGGLNRAMPGFEGLMETEPSGFGELIAMRHAAQFSLTPARWTRPSNPPGTHPTVWPFN; encoded by the coding sequence ATGGGACATCTGATGGATTTTCGCGCGTCCTTCCTGAGGGGACGCTCATCCGCCACCAAGACGCCACGCGACGTCTTGCAACAGCTCTGGCGTTCGCTCGACCTGCCGGACGAGTCGCTCGAGCACGCGGTGCTGATTGGCGCCGAACCGGTGCTGCCATCGTCCTTCGCGGTGGGCACCGCGGCGCAGGTCAGCATGGCGGCGGCGGCCCTGGCCGCGGCCGAGCTCTGGCACCTGCGGGGCGGCGAGCGGCAGCAGGTCGGCGTCGATATGCTGCACGCCGCCCAGGAATGCCGCAGCCATTTCCTGATCAACGGCGCCGCGCCCGATCCGCGCGATCCGATCACCGGCGTCTACCGCTGCGGTGACGGTGGCTGGGTCCGCATCCACGCCAATTTTCCGCACCATCGCGACGGCGCCCTGGCCTTGCTGGGCTGTCCGACCGGCGACGGCGCCACCCGCGAAGCGGTCGAGCAGGCGCTGGGCCGCTGGCGCGCGCAGGACTTCGAGCAGGTGGCGGCGGACGCCGGCATGGTGGTCACCGCCATGCGCAGCTTCGACGAATGGGATCGCCATCCCCAGGGCCAGGCGATCGCGGCGCAGCCGCTGCTGACGATCGAGCGCATCGGCGAGGCCGACCCGCGGCCCCTGCCCAAGTACGGGCATGATGCGCGCCCGCTGCAGGACATCCGCGTGCTGGACCTGACCCGCATCATCGCCGGTCCGGTCTGTGGCCGGGCCCTGGCGGCCTATGGCGCGGACGTGATGCTGGTGAATTCGCCGCACCTGCCCAACATCGCCAACCTGATCGACACCAGCCGCGGCAAGCTGTCGGTGCACGCCGACCTGGACACCGCCGATGGCCGCATCGCGCTGGCCAACCTGTTGCGCAGCGCGCATGTCCTGGTGCAAGGCTACCGCCCCGGCGGCATGGCCGCGCTCGGCTTCGGCCCGCAAGACGCGGCGCGCCTGCGCCCGGGCATCGTTTACGTGTCCCTGACCGCCTATGGCGCCACCGGCCCGTGGGCCAACCGGCGCGGCTTCGATTCATTGGTGCAGACCGCCGCCGGCTTCAACCACGCGGAAGCCGAGGCGGCCGGCCAGGACGCGCCCCGGGCGCTGCCGATGCAGATCCTGGATCACGCCTCGGGTTACCTGATGGCGTTCGGCGCGCAGGTGGCGCTGGCGCGCCAGGCCACCGAGGGCGGCAGCTGGCACGTGCGGGTGTCGCTGGCGCAGACCGCGCACTGGCTGCGCACGCTGGGTCGCGTCGAGGGCGGGCTGAACCGCGCCATGCCGGGTTTCGAAGGCCTGATGGAAACGGAGCCGTCGGGCTTTGGTGAATTGATCGCGATGCGCCATGCGGCGCAGTTCTCGCTCACGCCGGCGCGCTGGACCCGGCCGTCCAACCCGCCCGGCACGCATCCGACGGTGTGGCCGTTCAATTGA
- a CDS encoding four-carbon acid sugar kinase family protein: MNTPESLSRQVGIIADDLTSAADGAGPFLPWAGSARVHRGAAAPAGERVLSVDTGSRGQAEAGAVDAVARAAAALAGRGILYKTLDSTLRGHVRAELAAALDASGRRLLVVAPAFPEAGRVTRGGIQYVHGERVDASVYAADPVHPARTARLLDLIDPACGPARVVAEDADAAQLRDAARNARVLVLDATTQATLDERVAQLWTHGSCLWAGSPGLARALAARCGDAAPGLARPPRARRVLVVIGSANPASREQGAALRAAGAQVADRADEIAPDAGLACLMAPATARADPAAVLSALVRQAMLALASHRFDGLIATGGDTLAALLDALAIDAFTLTCELAPGFPAGTADCAGRQLAIAMKAGGFGGPEALRDAARRLLCR, translated from the coding sequence ATGAACACACCGGAATCGTTATCCCGACAAGTCGGCATCATTGCCGACGACCTGACCAGCGCCGCCGATGGCGCCGGCCCGTTCCTGCCCTGGGCCGGTTCGGCGCGGGTGCATCGGGGCGCCGCCGCGCCGGCGGGTGAGCGCGTGCTGTCGGTCGACACCGGCAGCCGCGGGCAGGCCGAAGCCGGCGCCGTGGACGCGGTGGCGCGGGCCGCCGCCGCGCTGGCCGGGCGCGGCATTCTCTACAAGACCCTGGATTCCACCCTGCGCGGCCACGTCCGGGCGGAACTGGCCGCGGCGCTGGACGCCAGCGGGCGGCGCCTGCTGGTGGTGGCGCCGGCCTTTCCCGAGGCTGGGCGCGTGACGCGCGGCGGTATCCAGTACGTGCATGGCGAGCGGGTCGACGCCAGCGTCTATGCCGCCGATCCGGTGCATCCGGCGCGCACCGCGCGCCTGCTCGACCTGATCGATCCGGCCTGCGGGCCGGCCCGGGTGGTGGCCGAGGACGCGGACGCGGCGCAATTGCGTGACGCCGCGCGCAACGCCAGGGTGCTGGTGCTGGACGCCACCACGCAGGCGACGCTGGACGAACGGGTCGCGCAATTGTGGACGCACGGCTCCTGCCTGTGGGCCGGGTCTCCCGGCCTGGCCCGGGCGCTGGCGGCGCGCTGCGGCGACGCGGCTCCCGGCCTGGCGCGGCCGCCGCGCGCGCGCCGGGTGCTGGTGGTGATCGGCAGCGCCAACCCGGCCAGCCGGGAGCAAGGCGCGGCCCTGCGGGCCGCCGGCGCGCAGGTGGCGGACCGCGCGGACGAGATCGCCCCGGACGCCGGGCTGGCGTGCCTGATGGCGCCCGCCACGGCGCGGGCCGATCCGGCGGCGGTGCTGTCGGCGCTGGTGCGGCAGGCCATGCTCGCGCTGGCGTCGCATCGGTTCGACGGCCTGATCGCGACCGGCGGCGACACCCTGGCCGCGCTGCTCGACGCGCTGGCCATCGACGCATTTACCTTGACCTGCGAACTGGCGCCCGGCTTTCCCGCCGGAACGGCCGATTGCGCGGGTCGGCAACTGGCAATCGCCATGAAGGCGGGCGGCTTCGGCGGCCCCGAGGCCTTGCGCGACGCCGCCCGGAGACTGCTGTGCCGATGA
- a CDS encoding PAS domain-containing methyl-accepting chemotaxis protein yields MRNNQPVYDKEYTLHDEQYLISRTDARGRIIYANPAFVEVSGFTREELVGAAHNIVRHPDMPEEAFEDLWRTIQRGESWTGVVKNRRKDGGFYWVLANVTPIIERGETVCYASVRVKPTRAQIDAADAAYRQLRAGVARGFRLSRGQVKPTGLRGVLARLKIWRLTGVRSRMLAWAMLASALFLGAAGVALYGMLDRMSTEEIALAAAMLAGGVILIFASGWGFARSITGLLVTATDFTRQIAAGNLSTPLPPASIRDEIGALKFSLEVMRKSLVSITRDVHNGIESALTSAAEIADGNADLSAHTQRQAASLEEAAASMEQLASTVKQTATNAHGADQMASQASDVARRGGQVVDEAVQAMQGIVQSTSRISEIVGIIDGIAFQTNILALNAAVEAARAGEAGKGFAVVASEVRSLAQKSATAAREIKELIETSNHKVEDGVRHVERAGEAMLDIVESVRQVTQIVNEIAATSNEQHTGIDNVSRTISETDSAAQSNAARVEQASLAVDNLRTRGAQLRHAIEVFRIASAQTVLPKRAPAPAPAALIASPRQGQPLLEQRAS; encoded by the coding sequence ATGCGCAACAACCAGCCGGTCTACGACAAGGAATACACGCTTCACGACGAGCAGTACCTGATCTCGCGCACCGACGCCCGCGGCCGCATCATCTACGCCAATCCCGCGTTCGTGGAGGTCAGCGGCTTCACCCGCGAGGAACTGGTGGGCGCCGCCCACAACATCGTGCGCCACCCCGACATGCCGGAAGAGGCGTTCGAGGACCTGTGGCGTACCATCCAGCGCGGCGAATCCTGGACCGGGGTGGTCAAGAACCGCCGCAAGGACGGCGGCTTTTATTGGGTGCTGGCCAACGTCACCCCCATCATCGAGCGCGGCGAGACGGTCTGTTATGCCTCGGTGCGGGTCAAGCCGACCCGCGCCCAGATCGACGCCGCGGACGCCGCCTACCGGCAACTGCGCGCCGGGGTCGCGCGCGGCTTCAGACTGAGCCGCGGCCAGGTCAAGCCGACCGGCCTGCGCGGCGTGTTGGCGCGGCTCAAGATCTGGCGCCTGACCGGCGTGCGTTCGCGCATGCTGGCCTGGGCCATGCTGGCCTCGGCGCTGTTCCTGGGCGCGGCCGGCGTGGCGCTGTACGGCATGCTCGATCGCATGAGCACCGAGGAGATCGCGCTGGCGGCGGCCATGCTGGCCGGCGGCGTGATCCTGATCTTCGCCTCGGGCTGGGGCTTTGCCCGCTCGATCACCGGCCTGCTGGTCACCGCCACCGACTTCACCCGCCAGATCGCCGCCGGCAACCTCAGCACGCCGCTGCCACCGGCCAGCATCCGCGACGAGATCGGCGCCCTGAAATTCTCGCTGGAAGTGATGCGCAAGAGCCTGGTCAGCATCACCCGCGACGTCCACAACGGCATCGAAAGCGCGCTGACCTCGGCCGCCGAGATCGCCGACGGCAACGCCGACCTGTCGGCCCACACGCAGCGCCAGGCCGCCTCGCTGGAGGAAGCCGCGGCCAGCATGGAACAGCTGGCGTCCACCGTGAAGCAGACCGCCACCAACGCGCACGGCGCCGACCAGATGGCCAGCCAGGCCTCCGACGTGGCGCGGCGCGGCGGACAGGTGGTGGATGAGGCGGTGCAGGCGATGCAGGGCATCGTGCAAAGCACCTCGCGCATCAGCGAGATCGTCGGCATCATCGACGGCATCGCCTTCCAGACCAACATCCTGGCGCTGAACGCCGCGGTCGAGGCGGCCCGCGCCGGCGAGGCCGGCAAGGGGTTCGCGGTGGTGGCGTCCGAAGTGCGCAGCCTGGCGCAGAAGAGCGCCACCGCCGCGCGCGAGATCAAGGAACTGATCGAGACCTCGAACCACAAGGTCGAGGACGGCGTGCGCCACGTCGAGCGCGCCGGCGAAGCGATGCTGGACATCGTCGAGTCGGTGCGCCAGGTGACCCAGATCGTCAACGAGATCGCGGCCACCTCGAACGAGCAGCACACCGGCATCGACAACGTCAGCCGCACCATCTCGGAAACCGACAGCGCCGCGCAGAGCAACGCGGCGCGGGTGGAACAGGCCAGCCTGGCGGTGGACAACCTGCGCACGCGCGGCGCGCAGCTGCGCCACGCCATCGAGGTGTTCCGCATCGCCAGCGCCCAGACCGTGCTGCCCAAGCGCGCTCCCGCGCCGGCGCCGGCGGCGCTGATCGCCTCGCCGCGTCAGGGCCAGCCGTTGCTGGAACAGCGCGCCTCGTAA
- the phrB gene encoding deoxyribodipyrimidine photo-lyase yields the protein MHTLIWLRTDLRLHDNPALAAAAQAGTVTALFIAAPAQWRHHGDAPAKVDFWLRNLRELSQDLGRLGIPLKLLTLDAWDQVPEALAGFCREHDIAQVHANTEWAVNERRRDDAVAQRLAEADIDWKLHHGASLLRPGTVVTGKGDCYRVYTPYARACRERLRSAPLRAVPAPKSQAAPAWAADPLPDAFDGYAPASDAIRALWPAGESAAGDRLDAFADGVIDAYRDQRDFPSLPATSCLSPYLAAGVLSPGQALRAAQAANHGELESGNAGAATWINELLWREFYQHLLAACPTLSMHQPMKPETAAVPWRDAPDDLRAWQEGRTGLPIVDAAMRQLLALGWMHNRLRMVTAMFLSKNLLIDWREGEAWFMAHLVDGDLAANNGGWQWSASTGADSVPYFRVFNPLSQSRKFDPRGEFLREWLPELAHLDDNAIHDPSPMERAAAGYPMPIVDLPQSRLRALEAFGNLPKA from the coding sequence ATGCATACCCTGATCTGGCTGCGCACCGACCTGCGCCTGCACGACAACCCCGCCCTGGCGGCCGCGGCGCAGGCGGGCACGGTCACCGCCCTGTTCATCGCGGCGCCGGCCCAATGGCGCCACCATGGCGACGCCCCGGCCAAGGTCGATTTCTGGCTGCGCAACCTGCGCGAACTGTCGCAGGACCTGGGCCGCCTGGGTATTCCGCTGAAGCTGCTGACGCTGGACGCCTGGGACCAGGTGCCGGAGGCGCTGGCCGGGTTCTGCCGCGAGCACGACATCGCGCAGGTCCACGCCAATACCGAATGGGCCGTGAACGAGCGCCGCCGCGACGACGCCGTGGCGCAGCGGCTGGCCGAGGCCGACATCGACTGGAAGCTGCACCACGGCGCGTCGCTGCTGCGTCCCGGCACCGTGGTGACCGGCAAGGGCGATTGCTACCGCGTCTACACCCCGTATGCGCGCGCCTGCCGCGAACGCTTGCGCAGCGCCCCGCTGCGCGCGGTGCCGGCGCCCAAGTCGCAGGCCGCGCCGGCCTGGGCGGCCGACCCGCTGCCGGACGCCTTCGACGGCTACGCGCCCGCCAGCGACGCCATCCGCGCGCTGTGGCCCGCCGGCGAGAGCGCGGCCGGCGACCGGCTGGACGCCTTCGCCGACGGCGTCATCGACGCCTATCGCGACCAACGCGACTTTCCCAGCCTGCCGGCCACCAGTTGCCTGTCGCCCTACCTGGCGGCCGGCGTGCTGTCGCCGGGCCAGGCGCTGCGCGCGGCGCAGGCCGCCAACCACGGCGAGCTGGAAAGCGGCAACGCCGGCGCCGCCACCTGGATCAACGAACTGCTGTGGCGCGAGTTCTACCAGCACTTGCTGGCGGCCTGCCCGACGCTGTCGATGCACCAGCCGATGAAACCGGAAACCGCCGCGGTGCCCTGGCGCGACGCGCCCGACGACCTGCGCGCCTGGCAGGAAGGCCGCACCGGCCTGCCGATCGTCGACGCCGCCATGCGCCAGCTGCTGGCGCTGGGCTGGATGCACAACCGGCTGCGCATGGTCACGGCCATGTTCCTGTCCAAGAACCTGCTGATCGACTGGCGCGAGGGCGAGGCCTGGTTCATGGCGCACCTGGTCGACGGCGACCTGGCGGCCAACAACGGCGGCTGGCAATGGAGCGCGTCCACCGGCGCCGATTCGGTGCCCTACTTCCGCGTCTTCAATCCGCTGTCGCAGTCGCGCAAGTTCGATCCGCGCGGCGAATTCCTGCGCGAATGGCTGCCCGAGCTGGCCCACCTGGACGACAACGCCATCCACGATCCCAGCCCGATGGAGCGCGCGGCGGCCGGCTATCCCATGCCCATCGTCGACCTGCCGCAGAGCCGCCTGCGCGCGCTGGAAGCCTTCGGCAACCTGCCCAAGGCCTGA
- a CDS encoding peroxiredoxin: protein MKRLAPLFLACGLLAGTAAHAALNVGAPAPDFSTQASLGGNVFTFKLAEALKQGPVVLYFYPAAFSKGCTIEAHDFAEATDEYKSLGATVIGVSADDIDTLNKFSVSECRSKFAVAADGDGKIMKAYDAVLDARPDRAQRVSYVISPEGKILYEYTNMNPEAHVTNTMKALRDWKAGKK from the coding sequence ATGAAGCGCCTTGCCCCCCTGTTCCTCGCCTGCGGCCTGCTGGCCGGCACCGCCGCCCACGCCGCGCTCAACGTCGGCGCGCCCGCCCCCGACTTCAGCACCCAGGCCTCTCTCGGTGGCAACGTGTTCACCTTCAAGCTGGCCGAAGCCCTCAAGCAAGGCCCGGTGGTGCTGTATTTCTATCCGGCGGCCTTCAGCAAAGGCTGCACCATCGAGGCCCATGACTTCGCCGAGGCCACCGACGAATACAAGTCGCTGGGCGCCACCGTCATCGGCGTCTCGGCCGACGACATCGACACCCTGAACAAATTCTCGGTCAGCGAATGCCGCAGCAAGTTCGCGGTGGCGGCCGACGGCGACGGCAAGATCATGAAGGCCTACGACGCGGTGCTGGACGCGCGCCCCGATCGCGCCCAACGCGTGTCCTACGTGATCTCGCCCGAAGGCAAGATCCTGTACGAATACACCAACATGAATCCCGAGGCGCACGTCACCAACACCATGAAGGCGCTGCGCGACTGGAAGGCCGGCAAGAAATAA
- a CDS encoding DoxX family protein, protein MIKSDDTGKLILRLTLGILILLHGLFKITGGGVGGIGGMLSSHGLPGFLAYGVYIGEILAPVLLIVGIYTRLGGLIIAINMVVAILLAHTGQIGSLTNNGGWALELQGMFLFTALAIAFMGAGRFSLAGNGGRWN, encoded by the coding sequence ATGATCAAGTCCGATGACACCGGCAAGCTGATCCTGCGCCTGACCCTCGGCATTCTGATTCTGCTCCACGGCCTGTTCAAGATCACCGGCGGCGGCGTCGGCGGCATTGGCGGCATGCTGTCCTCGCACGGACTGCCCGGCTTCCTGGCCTATGGCGTCTACATCGGCGAAATCCTCGCGCCGGTGCTGCTGATCGTCGGCATCTACACCCGCCTGGGCGGCCTGATCATCGCCATCAACATGGTGGTCGCGATCCTGCTGGCGCACACCGGCCAGATCGGCAGCCTGACCAACAACGGCGGCTGGGCGCTGGAACTTCAGGGCATGTTCCTGTTCACGGCCCTGGCCATCGCCTTCATGGGCGCCGGCCGCTTCAGCCTGGCCGGCAACGGCGGCCGCTGGAACTGA
- a CDS encoding YXWGXW repeat-containing protein: protein MNATARIPHLRPLAAAILMTVCAGAMAQTYAPPPAPPAPAAPAYDNGDPSNANLAPIERSPQPPPPLPVYTQPPAPGDGYMWVPGYWSLNRYGYFWVPGAWVLAPYTGALWTPGYWGFVDGIYLWHAGYWGPHIGFYGGINYGFGYIGIGYVGGYWNHDRFFYNRAVTNINVTRVTNVYNHTVVVNNNIDNHRVSYNGGPAGIQRRADPREVAARNEPHRPPTDLQRGFARDAGGNRAQFFDRNQGRPPQAFVDHAPPQGQRPGGGPGNGPNGAAPGARPDMNRGNPAAMPAGAAPGQARTPPQAQQPGPGRAPQAEAPGQPRGPQAQPQGQFHGSPQAAPPARGPAPQAQPQAQPQARPQPAPRTGPPPDNLAQAAAREHRAAPQNRPESRPPQASPQHAGGGGGGRPQGGHEAPRGGDRGGAPHERGRE, encoded by the coding sequence ATGAATGCCACCGCCAGGATTCCCCATTTGCGTCCGCTGGCCGCCGCCATCCTGATGACGGTCTGCGCGGGCGCGATGGCGCAGACCTACGCGCCACCGCCCGCGCCACCCGCTCCAGCCGCGCCGGCCTACGACAACGGCGACCCGTCCAATGCCAACCTCGCGCCGATCGAACGCAGTCCGCAACCGCCGCCGCCCCTGCCGGTCTACACGCAGCCGCCCGCCCCCGGCGACGGCTACATGTGGGTGCCGGGTTACTGGAGCCTGAACCGCTACGGCTACTTCTGGGTGCCTGGCGCGTGGGTGCTGGCGCCCTACACCGGCGCGCTGTGGACGCCGGGCTACTGGGGCTTCGTCGACGGCATCTACCTGTGGCACGCCGGCTACTGGGGGCCGCATATCGGCTTCTATGGCGGCATCAACTATGGTTTTGGTTATATCGGCATCGGCTACGTCGGCGGTTATTGGAACCACGACCGGTTCTTCTACAACCGCGCCGTGACCAACATCAACGTCACCCGCGTCACCAACGTCTACAACCACACGGTGGTGGTCAACAACAATATCGACAACCACCGCGTCAGCTACAACGGCGGTCCGGCGGGCATCCAGCGCCGGGCCGATCCGCGCGAGGTTGCCGCGCGCAACGAGCCGCACCGTCCGCCCACCGACTTGCAACGCGGCTTCGCCCGCGATGCCGGCGGCAACCGCGCCCAGTTCTTCGACCGCAACCAGGGACGTCCGCCGCAAGCCTTCGTCGACCATGCGCCGCCGCAGGGCCAACGCCCCGGCGGCGGCCCGGGCAACGGCCCCAATGGCGCCGCGCCCGGCGCGCGGCCGGACATGAATCGCGGCAATCCGGCCGCCATGCCGGCAGGCGCGGCCCCCGGGCAGGCGCGCACGCCGCCCCAGGCGCAGCAGCCCGGTCCGGGACGCGCGCCGCAGGCCGAGGCCCCGGGCCAGCCGCGTGGCCCGCAGGCGCAGCCCCAGGGCCAATTCCATGGCTCGCCGCAGGCCGCCCCGCCCGCGCGCGGACCGGCCCCGCAGGCCCAGCCGCAAGCCCAGCCGCAGGCGCGTCCGCAACCGGCGCCGCGCACCGGCCCGCCGCCTGACAACCTGGCCCAGGCCGCCGCGCGCGAACACCGCGCCGCGCCGCAGAACCGGCCCGAAAGCCGGCCGCCGCAAGCCAGCCCGCAACACGCGGGCGGCGGCGGTGGCGGCCGTCCGCAGGGAGGCCACGAGGCGCCGCGCGGCGGCGACCGCGGCGGCGCGCCGCACGAACGCGGCCGCGAATGA
- a CDS encoding 4-hydroxythreonine-4-phosphate dehydrogenase, with protein MSATFEPFIIQDIMPADFIFMLTRNDRTVADADAHLDTALACGVRHIGFKDIGQPLPVLRRLNRAIREAGARSYLEVVSQDRDSELASVRAALELGVDCLLGGTHAADALPLLADSRIRYYPFPGQVHGHPSILGGSREDIARSAAQLAGLPGVHGLDLLAYRASVDVPALMAQVCAAGAPVIVAGSLDTPERIRAACRAGAAGFTVGTAALDGRFAAARAGLAGQLAAIQAAAAGA; from the coding sequence TTGAGCGCTACATTCGAACCCTTCATCATCCAGGACATCATGCCCGCCGACTTCATCTTCATGCTGACCCGCAACGACCGCACCGTGGCGGACGCCGACGCCCACCTGGACACGGCGCTCGCGTGCGGGGTGCGCCACATCGGCTTCAAGGACATCGGCCAGCCGCTGCCGGTATTGCGGCGGCTCAACCGCGCCATCCGCGAGGCGGGCGCGCGCAGCTACCTGGAAGTGGTGTCGCAGGACCGCGACAGCGAGCTGGCGTCGGTGCGCGCCGCGCTGGAACTGGGCGTCGACTGTCTGCTGGGCGGCACGCACGCGGCCGACGCGCTGCCGCTGCTGGCGGACTCGCGCATCCGCTACTACCCGTTTCCCGGCCAGGTCCACGGGCATCCCAGCATCCTGGGCGGCTCGCGCGAGGACATCGCGCGCAGCGCCGCGCAACTGGCCGGCCTGCCCGGCGTGCATGGGCTGGACCTGCTGGCCTATCGCGCCAGCGTCGACGTGCCGGCGCTGATGGCGCAGGTATGCGCCGCGGGCGCGCCGGTGATCGTGGCCGGCTCGCTCGACACGCCCGAGCGCATCCGGGCGGCGTGCCGCGCCGGGGCGGCGGGGTTCACGGTGGGCACGGCGGCGCTGGATGGCCGCTTTGCCGCCGCGCGCGCCGGACTGGCGGGCCAGCTGGCGGCGATCCAGGCGGCCGCGGCCGGCGCCTGA
- the pdxA gene encoding 4-hydroxythreonine-4-phosphate dehydrogenase PdxA — MNPSPVRAERPVPALPMAITLGDPAGIGPEIVARTLLLPGYAERCVAVGDPAVMARALAPLGAAARLRVVADVADAELRPDRVCLVPSSALPSPPPFGRVGADCGRAAYQAICLAIDLARQGRVAGIVTAPIHKEALAAAGVPYPGHTEILAERGGAERVAMMLANDAIATVLVTIHCSLRQAIERADFEAQLSAIRLAHQGGRALGAPAPRVAVAGLNPHAGEGGLFGDEEQRIIRPAIEAARREGIDASGPWPGDTVFMQARQGRFDVVVAQYHDQGLIPVKYLGLEQGVNITLGLPFVRTSPDHGTAFDIAGQGIADPSSLRAAIDHAFRLAAHAAAA; from the coding sequence ATGAATCCTTCCCCCGTGCGCGCCGAACGGCCCGTGCCTGCCTTGCCCATGGCCATCACCCTGGGCGACCCCGCCGGCATCGGGCCGGAGATCGTCGCCAGGACGCTGCTGTTGCCGGGTTACGCCGAGCGCTGCGTGGCGGTGGGCGATCCCGCCGTCATGGCGCGCGCGTTGGCGCCGCTGGGCGCGGCCGCGCGGCTGCGGGTGGTGGCCGACGTGGCCGACGCCGAGTTGCGGCCGGACCGCGTCTGCCTGGTGCCGTCGTCCGCGCTGCCGTCGCCGCCGCCATTCGGCCGGGTCGGCGCGGACTGTGGCCGGGCGGCGTACCAGGCCATCTGCCTGGCCATCGACCTGGCGCGCCAGGGGCGGGTGGCCGGCATCGTCACCGCGCCGATCCACAAGGAAGCGCTGGCCGCGGCCGGAGTGCCGTATCCCGGCCATACCGAGATCCTGGCAGAGCGTGGCGGCGCGGAGCGCGTGGCGATGATGCTGGCCAACGACGCCATCGCCACGGTGCTGGTCACCATTCATTGTTCGCTGCGCCAGGCCATCGAGCGCGCCGACTTCGAGGCGCAGTTGTCGGCGATCCGGCTGGCCCACCAGGGCGGCCGCGCGCTTGGCGCGCCGGCGCCGCGCGTGGCGGTGGCCGGCCTGAATCCGCATGCCGGCGAGGGCGGCCTGTTCGGCGACGAGGAGCAGCGCATCATCCGGCCGGCGATCGAGGCCGCGCGCCGCGAAGGCATCGACGCCAGCGGCCCGTGGCCGGGCGACACGGTCTTCATGCAGGCGCGGCAGGGACGCTTCGACGTGGTGGTGGCGCAGTACCACGACCAGGGCCTGATCCCGGTGAAGTACCTGGGCCTGGAGCAGGGCGTGAACATCACCCTGGGGCTGCCGTTCGTGCGCACCAGTCCCGACCACGGCACCGCGTTCGACATTGCCGGGCAGGGCATCGCCGACCCGTCCAGCCTGCGGGCCGCCATCGACCACGCCTTCCGGCTCGCCGCCCACGCGGCGGCCGCGTGA